The sequence TCCAAATCCTCTACTTCAATTTGGTCTAAACTAATCCACAATTCCTGGGCATGGCGCACCCCCCGCCGTTGGGTCGAAGCCGGGTCAAGGGTGTAGATTTTAATCTGGTCAGGAAATAACTGCTGTAACCCCTTCACCATCGAGACATCTTTACCTTCTTTCATCGCCTCCCAGCCGTACTCCGAGTGCATATCAAAAATCAAGTTCACCGCCGCCTGTTTGTGAATAATGCCGCAGAGTAATAGGCGGGTCAAAAAGGATTTCCCCGTCCCCGATTTCCCAAAAATGCCATTGCTCCGCTCCACAAACCGGTCTAGATCAATACAGATGGGCACATCCATATCCAGGGGGCGACCGATGGCAAAATTGCGCCGGTGCGGGTCATCCTCCCACCCAAAAACCGAGCGAAAATCCTGCTCCGAAGCATCATAAACCTGGCTGAAATGGCTGGGTACGGTTTTCACCGGTAGAAGTTCCATTGGCTGATCCCCATCCCCGGTAATCAGGGTCAACATGGGGCTAAGATTCACCGTCGAATAGGTGCCCGTCCCCGCCAAAACCTGAGTGAGGAATTGATTGTGGGGTGCGGGGGGATCGGCGAGAATCCGGGGGCTGGCGGTGCCCAAGACCACATCCGTGAGCATACAAAAAAACCGTGCCCTGCGTCCTTGCACCACCAAAAATTTGCCCACCCGTAAATCCTCAACGGAAATATCAGGATGTAACCGCACTTCTAAACCTTGGGTGAGTGACCCTTGAATGACAGAACCGAGCGGAGGCATGGTGGTCATAAATTCTTTTCGTACCCAGAATAAATTGGTTCTATACTAATCCGAATTGCCCTCTTTTGGGGATAATTCAACCCAAAGTAACCCCAATTTACCAAAATTTTTTTGTTACCCCCAGGTAACTAAGCGGGGAAACGGCTTCTGCTATGGTAAGGATGCAGTGACCCAGGAGGGCAAAATGGCAGTCCTAGAGCGTGTACCGGATGTGGTGTTCAAGACCCGGGTGCGGGATGAGTCGGTGGGTGGTCCCAACCCCTTTCGGTGGCAAGACCTGACCACCCAGGATATTTTTGGCGGCAAAAAGGTAGTTTTATTCGCCCTACCGGGAGCCTTTACCCCCACCTGTTCCAGCACCCATTTACCCCGCTATGAAGAACTTTACGATGAGTTTCGTGCCCTGGGGATTGATGCGGTGATTTGCCTGTCGGTGAATGATGCCTTTGTCATGTACCAATGGGGCAAACAACAGGGGGTGAAAAATGTATTTTTATTGCCCGATGGTTCCGGGGAATTTACCCGCAAGATGGGAATGTTAGTACGCAAGGATAATCTGGGGTTTGGGATGCGTTCCTGGCGTTATTCCATGTATGTGAATGATGGGGTGATTGAAAAAATGTTCATCGAACCCAACTTTAGCGATGATTGCCCGATTGACCCCTTTGAAGTCTCCGATGCGGATACCATGTTGAATTATCTCAAATCCCTAAAATCCTAAGGCAATGGGCTGGCAAGGGGGATTTTATTTATGAACTTAGCATGATGAAATTCCCCTAGCCCTGCTTGTAAAATCTTGCCTAATACCGCATTATCTTGGGGGATAAAATTCATGCTCAATACCCTCTACGAAACTGATTTTTACGCCTGGACGCAGGAACAAGCTACTCTGCTCAAACAGGGTAAATTTGAATGTTTGGATGTTGGTAATCTTATCGAGGAAATCGAGTCCTTGGGCAAACAACAGCGGCGGGAATTAAAAAATCGGCTGGGTATTTTAATCGGGCATTTACTCAAATGGCATTTCCAACCCAAAAACCGGAGCAAAAGTTGGCGGGTAACCATTCGGAATCAACGCCGGGAAATCATGGACATTCTGGCAGAAAATCCCAGCCTCCAATCCTATTTACCTGAAGTTATCCCTAAAGCTCATCAGATGGGTTTAGACTTGGTGGTTTTAGAAACACCCTTAGACTATGCCGACTTGCCCGCAACCCCCATCTACACCGTCACCCAACTGCTTGACCCCAATTTCCCCGAGGATTTACATCCCCACCCAACCTGCCCTTAAAATCCTATCCTATACTTGTATCGAACCATAATTGATTCCCCATGAAACTCACCAGCAAAAACCTCGACCAACGTTTGGATACCCTCTACGATGCCGTGATTGCGGGGGGGGGAGCCGGGGGGCTGTCGGCGGCAATTTATCTGGCTCGCTACGGGTTGAAATGCTTGGTGATTGAAAAGGGCAAAGGACGCTCGCTCTGGATGCAAGAATTGCGGAATTATGTGGGACTTGACCCCCACACGCCGGGGCGGGATTTGCTCAAACATGGGACGGATACGGCTTTGCATTGGGGAGCAGACCACCTGCGGGCATTTGTGGATGGGGTAAAAGACCAGGGAGACTATTTAGAAATCCAGGTAAAAGTGGGGAAAACCAATCCCATGTATGTGACCTTTAAGGCTAAATATCTGGTCGCCGCTACCGGAATTATTGACATTCTGCCCCAACTTGAAGATATGCAAAATGTCTATGATTATGCGGGCTATACTTTGCACGTCTGTATGATTTGTGATGGGTTTGATATGTGGGATCAAAAAGCGATTTTAATTGCCGGTAAAGAATCGCAAATTGAAGCCGCCTTTGTTCTGAATTGGTTTACCCCTTACATCACCGTATTAACCAATGGTAAATTCCCGGTTAGTGAAGCGATGAAAACCCGTTTGCGGGAACATGGTTATCCCCTGATTGAAACCCCGATTGCCCGCTTTTTGGGGGAAAATCATCAACTCCAAGGGGTAGAATTTACCGATGGGAGCCGGATTGCAGTGACCACCGGCTTGATTAATATGGGTTCGATTTATCACAACCATTACTTAAAATCTATTCCCGAACTCACCTGGGATGGGGAAAATTTGGTCACGGATGAATTTTGCCAGACCACTCACCCCCGGATTTTTGCGATTGGGGATTTGAAAAAAGGGGTCAATCAGGTGGCGGTGGCGGTAGCGGATGGCTGTTTGGCGGCGACCAAAATCTGGCGACTGATCCGCCGTACCCATCCCCCCCGGGTGTGGACAGAACGGGTGGTTGCCCCTGAACCCCTACCAGCAGGTTAAAAGCTGATATTTTATAATACAGCAGATGTAGTGTAAATGAACATACAAAAGCAACTTGAAGTATTGCAGGACTGGTTCCAACCTTGGGAGCGGGTGGTGGTCGCTTACTCCGGCGGGGTGGATAGCAGTTTGGTTGCTAAAATTGCCTACGATGTGCTGGGGGAAAACGCCCTCGCCGTAACTGCCGTATCCCCTTCCCTGCTGCCGGAGGATTTGGCGACAGCCCAGGAACAAGCCCAGTACATTGGCATTACCCATGAATTGCTTTTTACCAATGAATTAGCGAATCCCAACTATGCCGCCAATCCGGTCAACCGCTGTTATTTTTGCAAAAGTGAACTGCATGAGCGGCTCAAAGTTTTAATACAAAATTACGCTTCAGGGCAGATTGTAGATGGGGTGAATGCGGATGATGAACGGGATTATCGCCCGGGGATTCAGGCGGCGAGGGAACGGGGGGTGCGCTCGCCCTTGAGTGAATTAAATATCAGTAAATTGGCAGTACGGGAACTGTCTCGCCATCTGGGGCTACCCTGGTGGGACAAACCGGCGCAACCTTGCCTGAGTTCCCGATTTCCGGCGGGGGAGGCGATTGATGCGGCAAAACTCTACCGGGTGGGACGGGCGGAACAATACCTGCGGCAGTTGGGCTGGCGGGTGGTGCGGGTGCGCTCGCTGGGGGAAACCGCCCGGATTGAAATTCCCGCTGAGCAGATTGTCCCCTTTGTGCAGACGATGGATCTGCCCGCCCTGGTCAGCTATTTCCAGGAGTTGGGATTTCGCTGGGTAACTCTGGATTTGGAGGGGTTTCGCAGTGGCAAATTAAACCCACCTCACCCGGTGAATATAACTGATTGAAAACTCGTATTACGTTTTATTAATTCTGTAAAAAATTAAATAAAGTAATTGCCCGTAAGTCCGGTGAAGTGGGGATTTTTGTGGAAAATGTAGTCTAAGTCACCTGCAACCGTGTGGGGAATTTTTTAGTATGGGTTATAGGTTAAACAGTGGGGTTTATCTACTTGTATGCCCCATTGTAATCCGCATTTTTTACCCGCATGGGTGGTTTCGGAAGTAGTCATGGCTTGCTTCTCACCCCATGTTCTTCTATGTGAGGTTGTCCATGCCTGTGGATTCTTGGTTGAAGCTGTGGATGCCTGTGAAACGTTGGCTGAATGGGTTGGAAATTCATGACCCCCAAATGGCGCACCGTCTCTGCCGTTGGATTCCGGCTCAGTGTCCCTTCGAGCGGGAAATCTGGTTCCGGGGGCGGCGGATATTGCGGATTCCGGCACTGTGTCATTTGAATCCGGTGTACGGGGAACTGATGCAATTACGCTGGCGGGCGTTGTGTTTTTTGGCGGATCAGTGCGGGGAGGATGTGAGTTGTTATTGCCATTGATTATTGATTACTGATTCATAAGGACGGGCGATGGCAACAGGGGTGATTCCCCCGGGATTTACTTTTCCAAAAATATTTGTATAATGGGTGTCTCTATAGAACCTGTTTGCAATTATACTGGGAGAAAGAAATTACAGGTAGAGCAATGACATACACAACCAATTTAAGCGCATCACAATTTGAGATTTTAGACCAATATCTACCAAAGAGTAAGACAAAAAAGCATGTAGTTTCAAGGCATGCCATCGTGAATGCCATCATGTATCAGCTCAAAAATGGCTGTCAATGGCGAGACTTACCTCGAGATTTCCCCAAGTGGCAGACTGTGTACTCTCAGTTTCGGCGATGGCAAAATAATGGTACTTGGGAAAGGGTATTGGTAGCATTGGAGAAAATTGAAAGAGAGAGATTAAAAAAAAGAATATCCTAGCTTGCTCATAGGGGACTCTATGTGTGTGAAGAACACAGATACAGCAGGCATTGAAACGAAAGGATTTTGTCACTATAAATGCACTAACGGAATCAAACGGCATTTATTGGTGGATACTTTAGGGAATCCCTACTTTATCTTATGTAGTAAAGCAAGCCTGAGCGACAATCATGGATTATTAGAAATAATAAGAGAGCATAAACAATTCTTTTTAGAACTGCCTCAAGAGGTAACAATTTTACTAGATAACGGCTATCAAAAAAGATATTTAGAAGAAGAGATAGAAAAAATGGAACCACTTTTGCGGAATAAGATAATCATTGAGATATCAAAAAAAATTACACCGGAACAGAAAGCCAAATCGAAGAAAGAGAATCCACAGAAGCAAGGATTTGTGGTGATTGCGAAGCGATGGATAGTAGAAAGAACCAATGCGTGGATAAATCAATGCAGAGTATTATGGAAAAACTGTGAAGGCTTAATCAAGACAAGTCAAACAAAAATCAGAATTTGTGCCATACGCTTAATCCTACGTAGAATCGCTTAAAATGATTGCAAACAGGTTCTATAAATTCAAAGTTAGCGGTCGCAGGGGGGAACCCCCCGCCCTTGGTTCTGGGGAATTTCTGTTTGCCAATTCAGGAGGATTGCTATAAATATAGATTTATTTCCACTAACTGCATAGGAGTATTACAGATTGACTTAGCCTGACGGATTGTAAATATTTTGTCATTTCTCTAGGATTATTCCTAGAATCAAGGTTGTAGCATAGTTCTAGGTATAATTATCCAATCGCCATGTCCCTGATGCCCTTGTTTTGCTCCTGTTTTTGGTGATGTTCATGACAGAATATGATCAGACCCATGTGTTGCCCTCCGGGGCGGTGAACACCTCTCCCCAACCTATGCAACCAAAAGTGCCTTTTCCGCCGGAAGTGCGGGAACTAATTGCCAGTTTGAAATTTCATTTCCGCAAAAGTTTAACCGAGATGCCCTTAGAAGTAGCTTTGCTGGCGATGCGGGAGGCTTGGAAGGGATGTAATGGGGAACAGGATGCCCCTCCACCGCCACCCATGCGTCGTTAAATCATGGCATTAGCATTTACGGACATGACCGCTCTACCAACCCTCGCCGAGGTGGATATTTTGGTGGTCGGGGGGGGAACCGCAGGGGCTGTAGCGGGGATTGCGGCGGGGCGCACGGGGTATCGGACGCTGGTGGTGGAGCAGTTGGGGTATGTGGGGGGAACCCAGACCGGGGCGTTGGTGACACCGATGATGCCCAATCAGGTGGAGGGGGTGCCGCTCAACGGGGGGATTGATGCGGAAATTAACCGGCGCATGAATGATTTGTACGAATCAGGGGTCTGGTCGGACGGCAACCGGGGCTGGTTTAACCCGGAGTCCCTGAAGTGGGTGTTGGAGGAAATGCTGTTGGCGAGTGGGGCACAGCTTTTGTATTACAGTTTTTTTGAGGATGTGATTCTCGCTGAGGGGCAGGTGGTGGGGATTGTGGTTACCAATAAGGCGGGGCGGGTGGCAATTTTCGCTCAGCGTACCATTGATGCCACCGGGGATGGGGATGTGGCGGTTCGGGCGGGGGTGCCCTTTGCCAGTGGCGACCCGGAGACGGGGGTGAATCAGCCGTTTTCGGTGCGGTTTCACCTGGGGAATGTGGATTTACAGCGGTTGGCGGCGTTTTTGCGTTCCCTGGGGCGGTCGGAAATTCTCCCGGAGGCGGAGGGTTCCCAGGTGCCTTTGCTCCATACGGCGATGGTGTGGGGGCGGGGCTGGACTTTGGAGCCGTTGTTTCAGCAGGCGGTGGCAGAAGGGGTGCTCCTGCCGGAGGATGGGGAGTATTTCCAGGTGTTTACGATGGCGGGTCGTCCGGGGGAGTTGGCGTTTAATTGCCCTCGCATCAGTGGGCAGGTGGATGGGACGAATCCCTGGCATTTGACCCAGGCGCAAATTTTGGGGCGGCGGGCGATGCGGCGGTATTTGGCGTTTTGTCGGCGGTATTTGCCGGGGTGTGAAAACGCTTATCTGGTGCTGAGTGCGCCCTTGGTGGGGGTGCGGGAGTCCCGGCGGATGGTGGGGGAATACGTGTTGACGGAGGCGGATGTGTTGGGGGCACGGAAGTTTCCCGATGGCATTGCCCGCAACAATTACCCGATTGATATTCACCGTCCCACCAAGGATCAGCGTCCGGGGTTGACCCGTCTGCCGCCGGGGGAGTACCACGAAATTCCCTACCGCTGTCTGGTGCCCCTGGGGGTGGAGCAGTTGTTGGTGGCGGGGCGGTGTCTGTCGGCGACCTTTGCGGCCCAGGGGTCGGTGCGGGTGCAGTCCAACTGTCGGGCGATGGGGGAAGCGGCGGCGGTGGCGATGGGAATGTCCTTGGATGCTCAAATTCCACCCCGGCAGGTGGATGGGGTGCAGTTACGCCAGAAATTGATTGCCCAAGGAGCGTGTTTGTAAATGCCACGTTATTATCAAGTAATTATTCACGACCGGCAAAAAAATGCCATCTATCGGGCGCAGGTGCCTGGGGATCAGTATTTATTGACGAGTTTAGAAGCCCAGGGGATTGCCCTGCCCTTTGCCTGTCGCAATGGCTGTTGTACCACCTGTGGGGTGCGAGTGTTACAGGGGGAGGTGTACCAACCGGAGGCATTGGGGATTTCGTCAGCACTGCGGGCGCAGGGGTATGCCCTGACCTGTGTGGGCTATGCCCGGTCGGATTTGGAGTTAGTGACCCAGGACGAGGACGAATTATACGAGTTGCAGTTTGGGCAGTATTTTGGCAAAGGGCGGGTGCGGGTGGGGTTGCCTTTGGAAGAGGAATAGGCGTTGCATCATGGGCGCATGAATTGGGATGAGCAGAAGGTTTATCCTAACAAGTACTTAAAACGCCACTTATAGCCGATTTCAATGGAATAGGGGTGGCAGGGGCACCGTCCCCGTCCTTGGTTCTGGAGAATTCTTGTTTGTTAATCAAGTAGGATCGCTATAGTTGTTATTTGGTGATCCTGCATCACATGGGCACCGTTTCATTCAGCAATTCCAAATGCTCCTGGATGGCTTCCAAGATTAGCACTCGCACTTCATCTTCAGATTCAGCAACGGCTACGCATCCCGGCAATTCGGGAACGTATGCACCCCAACTGGTTTCCCCTTGCTCAATCACATAGTCGTACATGGTGTTAATCCTCTTAGAATGCGACACTTTTTAGGTATTTGCAATCGTCCTATCCCCTTCTAAGACAGGGTTTACAGGTAAAGGCGAATGTCGCAAACTTGTTTGAAATTACTATGATTTTCCCGCCACCATCACCAGTCCTGCTTTAGTCGGATGTCGGAAGTGCCTATGGCTCCCCTTCGTTCGCACCTGATACCAGCCATCTGCTTCTAAACGCGCGATCACCTCCCTAACTTTCATAGTCAGGCATTCGCACCTTGGATACCAAGTGCCCGTAGGTTTGACTCACCATGCGTAAATTGGCGTGATCCGCTACCGCCGCCGCCTGCGCTAAACTCCATTCCCCTGATCCAATTTTTAGCCAGTTTTTATACTCCCAACATACCCTAACACCACCCAAACTGATCCTAACTCAGACTATGTGTACTAATGGGATGACGGTGGAATGCGGTGTCTGGCGGGTGAAAGAGGCTTTTAATGCCTATCGGAGCGGCGGGATTTGAACCCACGACCCCCACTACCCCAAAGTGGTGCGCTACCAAGCTGCGCTACGCCCCGAAACTAGCTTCATCATCATAACCTAAATCTATCCCTTGCCGCCGTCTCCCCCTACCCCTTATACTGTTATTCATAGTCGTTATGAGTTTGAATTAGCATGGATACCCCAAGGGTGGAAAATGTGGTGATTATTGGTTCGGGACCGGCGGGTTACACGGCGGCGATCTATGCGGGACGGGCCAACCTCAAGCCGGTGGTCTTTACGGGGGTCGAGCGGGGCGGACCGGCGGGGGGGCAGTTGATGACCACGACGGAGGTGGAAAATTTCCCCGGTTTTCCCGAGGGGTTGACGGGGCCGGAACTGATGGAACGGATGCGGGCGCAGGCGGTGCGCTGGGGAGCGGAGTTGATCCCGGAGGATGTGCTGGCGGTGGATTTGCAACAGCGACCCTTTGTCCTGCGGTCGGCGGAGCGGGAGGTGCGTGCCCATGCGGTGATTATTGCCACGGGGGCGACGGCGAAACGGTTGCACTTGCCCTCGGAGGAGAAGTTTTGGAATTTGGGCATTTCCGCCTGTGCGATTTGCGATGGGGCTTCGCCGCTGTTTCGGGGGGTGGATGTGGCGGTGATTGGCGGGGGGGATACGGCCTGCGAGGAGGCGGTTTATCTCACCAAGTTTGCCCGCCATGTGCATTTGTTGGTGCGTTCGGAGCGACTGCGGGCGAGTAAAACCATGCAGGAACGGGTGTTGCGCCACCCCAAAATTACGGTGCATTGGCACACGGAGGCGGTGGATGTGTATGGGAATGGCACCTTGCAGGGGGTGCGGGTGAAAAATAACCAAACCCAACAAGAGCAGGATTTGCCGGTGGGGGGCTTGTTTTACGCCATCGGGCACACCCCCAATACGGATTTGTTCCAGGGGCAGTTGGCCTTGGATGCGGCGGGTTATATTGTCACCGAACCGGGTACGGTGGCGACGAGTGTGCCGGGGGTGTTTGCCTGTGGGGATGTGCAGGACCATGAGTACCGGCAGGCAATTACGGCGGCGGGCACGGGCTGTATGGCGGCATTGTTGGCGGAACGGTGGTTGACGGAGCAGGATTTAGCCCAGGAGTTTGCCAGTGCCCCAGCAACCGCAACGGCTACCCCAGCGGCACCAGCCCCATCGGTTGCCCCGGCATCCCCATTTGACCCGCACCAGCCGATCCAAACCGGCAGTTATGCCCTGCGGAAGCTGTACCACGAAACGGACAAACCCCTGTTGGTGATGTACAAGGCTCCCGGTTGTGGTCCCTGCCGTTCGTTGAAACCGATTCTGGAAAAGCTGGCTGGGGAATTGGCTGACCAGATGTACCTGGTGATCATTGATATTGAAGAGGACCCGGAAATTGCCCAAGCTGCTGGCGTGACTGGGACGCCCACGGTGCAACTGTTCCACCGCAAGGAACGGCTCCAGGAATGGCGGGGGGTCAAGCCCAAAAGCGAGTACCGGGAGGCAATTCAGCGGTGTCTGTCCGTCACATCGGGGTAAAATGGGGGCATTTCCTTGCGTGGGGGGCTTATGGCGGCAACGCTGGCGCAGATTGTCAGCTATCTGGATGGGATTGGTTGGGCATACGATGTGAGGACGGAGGAGGGTCGGGTCGTCACGGGTGTCCAGGCAACCCATTTGGAAAATTTACTCATCGTGATTGCCCTGGAGGAGGCGGGGGAATTTTTCAAAATTTATGCCCCCCAG comes from Synechococcus sp. C9 and encodes:
- a CDS encoding DUF29 domain-containing protein, producing MLNTLYETDFYAWTQEQATLLKQGKFECLDVGNLIEEIESLGKQQRRELKNRLGILIGHLLKWHFQPKNRSKSWRVTIRNQRREIMDILAENPSLQSYLPEVIPKAHQMGLDLVVLETPLDYADLPATPIYTVTQLLDPNFPEDLHPHPTCP
- a CDS encoding 2Fe-2S iron-sulfur cluster-binding protein — translated: MPRYYQVIIHDRQKNAIYRAQVPGDQYLLTSLEAQGIALPFACRNGCCTTCGVRVLQGEVYQPEALGISSALRAQGYALTCVGYARSDLELVTQDEDELYELQFGQYFGKGRVRVGLPLEEE
- a CDS encoding FAD-dependent oxidoreductase; the encoded protein is MALAFTDMTALPTLAEVDILVVGGGTAGAVAGIAAGRTGYRTLVVEQLGYVGGTQTGALVTPMMPNQVEGVPLNGGIDAEINRRMNDLYESGVWSDGNRGWFNPESLKWVLEEMLLASGAQLLYYSFFEDVILAEGQVVGIVVTNKAGRVAIFAQRTIDATGDGDVAVRAGVPFASGDPETGVNQPFSVRFHLGNVDLQRLAAFLRSLGRSEILPEAEGSQVPLLHTAMVWGRGWTLEPLFQQAVAEGVLLPEDGEYFQVFTMAGRPGELAFNCPRISGQVDGTNPWHLTQAQILGRRAMRRYLAFCRRYLPGCENAYLVLSAPLVGVRESRRMVGEYVLTEADVLGARKFPDGIARNNYPIDIHRPTKDQRPGLTRLPPGEYHEIPYRCLVPLGVEQLLVAGRCLSATFAAQGSVRVQSNCRAMGEAAAVAMGMSLDAQIPPRQVDGVQLRQKLIAQGACL
- a CDS encoding type II toxin-antitoxin system HicB family antitoxin, yielding MYDYVIEQGETSWGAYVPELPGCVAVAESEDEVRVLILEAIQEHLELLNETVPM
- a CDS encoding Mo-dependent nitrogenase C-terminal domain-containing protein is translated as MPVDSWLKLWMPVKRWLNGLEIHDPQMAHRLCRWIPAQCPFEREIWFRGRRILRIPALCHLNPVYGELMQLRWRALCFLADQCGEDVSCYCH
- the trxB gene encoding thioredoxin-disulfide reductase, which gives rise to MDTPRVENVVIIGSGPAGYTAAIYAGRANLKPVVFTGVERGGPAGGQLMTTTEVENFPGFPEGLTGPELMERMRAQAVRWGAELIPEDVLAVDLQQRPFVLRSAEREVRAHAVIIATGATAKRLHLPSEEKFWNLGISACAICDGASPLFRGVDVAVIGGGDTACEEAVYLTKFARHVHLLVRSERLRASKTMQERVLRHPKITVHWHTEAVDVYGNGTLQGVRVKNNQTQQEQDLPVGGLFYAIGHTPNTDLFQGQLALDAAGYIVTEPGTVATSVPGVFACGDVQDHEYRQAITAAGTGCMAALLAERWLTEQDLAQEFASAPATATATPAAPAPSVAPASPFDPHQPIQTGSYALRKLYHETDKPLLVMYKAPGCGPCRSLKPILEKLAGELADQMYLVIIDIEEDPEIAQAAGVTGTPTVQLFHRKERLQEWRGVKPKSEYREAIQRCLSVTSG
- the larE gene encoding ATP-dependent sacrificial sulfur transferase LarE encodes the protein MNIQKQLEVLQDWFQPWERVVVAYSGGVDSSLVAKIAYDVLGENALAVTAVSPSLLPEDLATAQEQAQYIGITHELLFTNELANPNYAANPVNRCYFCKSELHERLKVLIQNYASGQIVDGVNADDERDYRPGIQAARERGVRSPLSELNISKLAVRELSRHLGLPWWDKPAQPCLSSRFPAGEAIDAAKLYRVGRAEQYLRQLGWRVVRVRSLGETARIEIPAEQIVPFVQTMDLPALVSYFQELGFRWVTLDLEGFRSGKLNPPHPVNITD
- a CDS encoding NAD(P)/FAD-dependent oxidoreductase, with protein sequence MKLTSKNLDQRLDTLYDAVIAGGGAGGLSAAIYLARYGLKCLVIEKGKGRSLWMQELRNYVGLDPHTPGRDLLKHGTDTALHWGADHLRAFVDGVKDQGDYLEIQVKVGKTNPMYVTFKAKYLVAATGIIDILPQLEDMQNVYDYAGYTLHVCMICDGFDMWDQKAILIAGKESQIEAAFVLNWFTPYITVLTNGKFPVSEAMKTRLREHGYPLIETPIARFLGENHQLQGVEFTDGSRIAVTTGLINMGSIYHNHYLKSIPELTWDGENLVTDEFCQTTHPRIFAIGDLKKGVNQVAVAVADGCLAATKIWRLIRRTHPPRVWTERVVAPEPLPAG
- a CDS encoding transposase, whose amino-acid sequence is MLIGDSMCVKNTDTAGIETKGFCHYKCTNGIKRHLLVDTLGNPYFILCSKASLSDNHGLLEIIREHKQFFLELPQEVTILLDNGYQKRYLEEEIEKMEPLLRNKIIIEISKKITPEQKAKSKKENPQKQGFVVIAKRWIVERTNAWINQCRVLWKNCEGLIKTSQTKIRICAIRLILRRIA
- a CDS encoding peroxiredoxin — translated: MAVLERVPDVVFKTRVRDESVGGPNPFRWQDLTTQDIFGGKKVVLFALPGAFTPTCSSTHLPRYEELYDEFRALGIDAVICLSVNDAFVMYQWGKQQGVKNVFLLPDGSGEFTRKMGMLVRKDNLGFGMRSWRYSMYVNDGVIEKMFIEPNFSDDCPIDPFEVSDADTMLNYLKSLKS